A genomic window from Silene latifolia isolate original U9 population chromosome Y, ASM4854445v1, whole genome shotgun sequence includes:
- the LOC141628269 gene encoding uncharacterized protein LOC141628269, giving the protein MDIWYWNAEKDGMYSVKSAYRSLAGGDGMEVSGSSDRESEMWLWKRLWNVPVWPRVKMFFWQLCSEALATRANIASRIRGDISFCSLCNSFYETNIHLFKNCGVAQKVWEGLGLGGGVGATESGIRDWVEERWRELGGREHRLFMLGCWAIWEHRNKVIFDAKEVDPMVVIRRVGDVVAELEGSEHEVRRGRRRREDGMGVEDGGSWRPAPSGCVKINVDAGVKEGEGVSLCLVCRDDRGAVLWGISVVQDQVWEPHVAEAVAVLEGAKEAMRLGYKDIVMESDCAQVIEALNKKQAGRSSFMLVIDEVLCLSVYFNFVVWSFSSRVNNSVAHALAHVYPRISATEKKEKDSNHGKVIQHER; this is encoded by the exons ATGGATATTTGGTATTGGAATGCGGAGAAGGATGGGATGTATTCTGTGAAGTCGGCTTATAGATCTCTAGCCGGAGGTGATGGGATGGAGGTGAGTGGGTCCTCGGATAGAGAAAGTGAGATGTGGCTGTGGAAGAGGCTCTGGAATGTCCCGGTTTGGCCCCGAGTGAAGATGTTCTTTTGGCAACTGTGCAGTGAAGCGCTGGCAACGAGAGCGAATATTGCGTCTCGGATTCGAGGTGATATCTCTTTCTGTTCTTTATGTAATTCTTTTTATGAAACGAATATTCATCTTTTTAAAAATTGCGGGGTTGCTCAGAAGGTGTGGGAGGGTCTCGGGTTAGGGGGCGGGGTGGGAGCCACAGAAAGCGGGATACGTGACTGGGTGGAGGAGAGATGGAGGGAGCTCGGAGGGAGGGAGCATAGGCTCTTTATGTTGGGTTGTTGGGCGATATGGGAGCATCGTAACAAAGTTATCTTCGATGCGAAGGAGGTCGATCCTATGGTGGTTATTAGACGGGTGGGAGATGTGGTAGCTGAGCTTGAAGGGTCGGAGCATGAGGTGAGGCGAGGAAGAAGGAGGAGGGAAGACGGGATGGGGGTTGAGGATGGAGGAAGCTGGCGGCCGGCACCTTCGGGGTGCGTTAAAATTAACGTGGATGCGGGGGTAAAAGAGGGGGAAGGAGTGAGCCTATGCCTTGTTTGTCGGGATGATAGGGGTGCGGTTTTGTGGGGCATTTCAGTCGTGCAGGACCAAGTTTGGGAGCCGCATGTGGCGGAAGCTGTAGCTGTTTTGGAAGGTGCCAAGGAAGCGATGCGGCTGGGATACAAGGACATCGTGATGGAAAGTGACTGTGCACAGGTCATTGAAGCGCTCAACAAGAAGCAAGCTGGTCGTAGTTCTTTTATGCTAGTTATAGATGAGgttttatgtttaagtgtgtaTTTTAATTTTGTTGTTTGGTCGTTTTCTAGTCGGGTGAACAATTCGGTTGCCCACGCTTTAGCTCATGTTTATCCTAGGATTTCTG CAACTGAGAAGAAGGAGAAGGATTCCAATCATGGCAAGGTGATTCAACACGAAAGATGA
- the LOC141626772 gene encoding reticulon-like protein B14 isoform X2, producing MTVYSEYDVHAAGSSQAAARFWLGPNRPLHSIIGSGRVADVLLWRNKTLSASILAGFSTIWFLFEVVELHFVTMLCYILMLSMLLLFTWIQASNFFKWGFNHFILILFDSILGLGTLCIENALFRRGRQSCKARVMVLSVIKPSNSLKIHIP from the exons ATGACGGTCTATTCAGAATATGATGTTCATGCTGCGGGCTCATCACAGGCAGCAGCGAGATTTTGGTTGGGTCCAAACCGCCCATTGCATTCCATTATTGGAAGCGGCAGAG TTGCTGATGTGTTATTATGGAGGAACAAGACTTTATCAGCATCAATACTTGCTGGGTTTAGCACAATATGGTTTTTATTTGAGGTGGTTGAACTCCATTTCGTCACCATGCTTTGTTACATTCTTATGCTTTCTATGCTTCTCCTTTTCACCTGGATTCAAGCTTCTAACTTCTTTAAATG GGGCTTCAATCATTTCATATTAATCCTCTTTGATTCAATTTTG ggGCTAGGGACCTTGTGTATAGAAAATGCTCTATTTCGAAGAGGTAGACAATCTTGTAAAGCAAGAGTTATGGTACTGAGTGTCATCAAGCCATCCAACTCACTGAAGATCCACATTCCTTGA
- the LOC141626772 gene encoding uncharacterized protein LOC141626772 isoform X1 → MMFMLRAHHRQQRDFGWVQTAHCIPLLEAAELLMCYYGGTRLYQHQYLLGLAQYGFYLRWLNSISSPCFVTFLCFLCFSFSPGFKLLTSLNDKYQIIEIARRIFRHWLRLKYQGLGTLCIENALFRRGRQSCKARVMVLSVIKPSNSLKIHIP, encoded by the exons ATGATGTTCATGCTGCGGGCTCATCACAGGCAGCAGCGAGATTTTGGTTGGGTCCAAACCGCCCATTGCATTCCATTATTGGAAGCGGCAGAG TTGCTGATGTGTTATTATGGAGGAACAAGACTTTATCAGCATCAATACTTGCTGGGTTTAGCACAATATGGTTTTTATTTGAGGTGGTTGAACTCCATTTCGTCACCATGCTTTGTTACATTCTTATGCTTTCTATGCTTCTCCTTTTCACCTGGATTCAAGCTTCTAACTTCTTTAAATG ACAAATACCAGATAATCGAGATTGCGAGGAGGATCTTCCGACATTGGTTACGTCTCAAATACCAG ggGCTAGGGACCTTGTGTATAGAAAATGCTCTATTTCGAAGAGGTAGACAATCTTGTAAAGCAAGAGTTATGGTACTGAGTGTCATCAAGCCATCCAACTCACTGAAGATCCACATTCCTTGA
- the LOC141626772 gene encoding uncharacterized protein LOC141626772 isoform X3, which translates to MMFMLRAHHRQQRDFGWVQTAHCIPLLEAAELLMCYYGGTRLYQHQYLLGLAQYGFYLRWLNSISSPCFVTFLCFLCFSFSPGFKLLTSLNDKYQIIEIARRIFRHWLRLKYQGLQSFHINPL; encoded by the exons ATGATGTTCATGCTGCGGGCTCATCACAGGCAGCAGCGAGATTTTGGTTGGGTCCAAACCGCCCATTGCATTCCATTATTGGAAGCGGCAGAG TTGCTGATGTGTTATTATGGAGGAACAAGACTTTATCAGCATCAATACTTGCTGGGTTTAGCACAATATGGTTTTTATTTGAGGTGGTTGAACTCCATTTCGTCACCATGCTTTGTTACATTCTTATGCTTTCTATGCTTCTCCTTTTCACCTGGATTCAAGCTTCTAACTTCTTTAAATG ACAAATACCAGATAATCGAGATTGCGAGGAGGATCTTCCGACATTGGTTACGTCTCAAATACCAG GGGCTTCAATCATTTCATATTAATCCTCTTTGA